The window ATACGTTCAATTATCATGAATAAAGCGGGTTTACCGCAAAGTCGTAAAAAAAATACGAATGACAAAGACTATTGGTTAATCCAAAAACTTTCTTACCGCGAAGACGCAAAGTTCGCAGAGAAGGGCTTGGAGATGTTTGGTTAAAACCCTGTAAAGCGTTTGAACATACTTTGTGCCCTTTGCGCCTTTGCGGTGCATGGTTTCAGGTTTTGACTGAAGAGCCGAAAAGCTTGTTTACCGCGAAGACGCAAAGTTCGCAAAGAAGAGTTTGGAGATGTTTGGTTAAAACCCTGTAAAGCGTTTGAACATACTTTGTGTCCTTTGCGCCTTTGCGGTGCATGGTTTCAGGTTTCGACTGAAGAGCCGAAAAGCTTTTTTACCGCGAAGACGCAAAGTTCGCAGAGAAGAGATTGTGAGTGTTTGATTAAAACCTTGAAAAACATTTAATTCACTTTCAGTTCTTAGTACCTTTGCGGTGTAAATTATTAAGGGGGGATGATGAAAGAAGATGTTCTTTCGAATAAGGTCATTGGTGCGGCTATAGAGGTTCATAAGACTTTAGGGCCTGGGCTTCTTGAATCTGCATATGAGAAGTGTCTCTGTCGTGAATTCGATTTGATCGGTTTACCATATGAAACTCAGAAACAATTGCCCTTGAGTTATAAGAACGAATCACTTGATTGCGGTTACAAGCTTGATTTAATTGTTGACGACTCTGTCATTCTTGAGTTGAAATCTGTTAACAAACTTGAGCCGATTCACGATGCTCAACTACTGACATACTTGAAATTAACCCAGTGCAGGTTGGGGATGTTGTTAAACTTCAATGTTCCTTTGATGCGCGATGGAATAAAGAGAATTGTAAACAATCTGGTTTAGAATTTCTTGGCGTTCTTTGCGCCTTTGCGGTGAAAATGAACTTATCATCAAAAATATACGTTGCCGGCCATCAGGGGATGGTTGGGCGGGCTATTGTTCGCAAGCTGGAAGCGGATGGTTTCAATAACCTTCTGTTGCGTGGCAGGGATGTTCTCGATCTGTGCGACCAACGGGCGGTCTCCGATTTTTTCGCGTCCGAGAAGCCTGACTACGTATTCCTGGCGGCGGCCAAGGTCGGCGGGATCCACGCCAACAACAGTTACCCGGCCGAGTTCATCCATGACAACCTGGTCATTCAATCGAATATCATCCATTCCGCCTGGCGGACCGGGGTTGAGCGGCTGCTCTTTTTGGGCTCTTCCTGTATCTACCCGAAACTGGCACCCCAGCCGATGAATGAAGATGCCTTGCTGACCGGTCTGCTTGAACCGACCAACGAGCCGTATGCCCTGGCCAAAATCGCCGGGATCAAGTTGTGTGAGTCGTATAATCGCCAATACGGAACAAAATTCGTGTCGGTCATGCCGACCAATCTCTACGGCCCGTTTGATAACTTCGACCTGCAGAGCTCGCATGTGTTGCCGGCCCTGATGCGCAAACTGCATGAGGCAAAACTCTCCGGTGCCGACTCTGTTGAAGTCTGGGGTAGCGGCACGCCGAAAAGGGAGTTTCTGCATGTCGATGACATGGCTGCAGCCTGTTTCCATATCATGCAGTTGCCGGATGACCTTCTGGCCGCGCAGCTTCTGAATTATCCGGAACCTTCCTTTGCCAATGTCGGCACCGGGGTTGACCTGACCATCCGCGAATTGGCAGAAACGATCAGTGAGGTTGTTGGCTTTGCCGGAGAACTGGTTTTTGATCCCTCGAAGCCGGATGGAACGCCGCGCAAGCTTCTCGATGTATCGCGGCTGGAGAAGCTTGGATGGAGCGCGGAGGTTGATCTGAAAAGTGGAATTGAGTCAACTTATCGTTGGTTTCGTGAAAATTTCTCAAATACTTAAATCTTGTTTACCGCAAAGACGCCAAGTTCGCAGAGAAGAGCTTGTAAGAGATTTGATGGAACCCTGAAAGGCATTAGGGTTTACTTTGCGACCTTTGCGCCTTTGCGGTACATGGTTTCAGGTTTTGACTGAAGAGCCGAAAATCTTGTTTACCGCGAAGACGCAAAGTTCGCAGAGAAGGGTTTGGAGATGTTTGGTTAAAACCCAAAAAAAAATTGAATTTACTTTATGTCCTTTGCACCTTTGCGGTGCATGCTTTTTCAGTTTTTGATTAAAGGTTATCCCATGATATTACCCGTCATTCTTTCCGGCGGTGCCGGCACCCGACTCTGGCCGCTGTCACGTGAACTCTATCCGAAACAGTTGCTGCCACTGGTCGGGGCCTCGACCATGTTGCAGGACACCGTTGCCCGTCTGCACGGTATCGAGAGTCTTGCGGCACCGATGATTATCTGCAATGAAGAACACCGCTTCATGGTGGCAGAGCAGCTGCGGATGATCGATATCGATCCATCGGCAATTATTCTTGAACCTGTCGGGCGCAATACCGCACCGGCAGTGGCGATAGCGGCTTTGCAGGCGACGCCAAGGGAAGATGACCCGATCCTGCTTGTTCTGCCGGCAGATCATGTGATCAAGGATCGAACGGTATTCCGCACAGCTGTGGCCAATGGCGCGCAATTGGCTGAAGAGGGTCGCCTGGTCACTTTCGGCATTGTTCCCGATGCACCTGAAACCGGATACGGCTATATCCGCTCCGGTGCTGAACTGTCGCATTCTGGTCTGCAGGTCGCCGAATTTGTCGAAAAGCCCGATCTGGAAACGGCGCAGAAATATCTCGCGGATGGCCGCTACTTCTGGAACAGCGGCATGTTTATGTTCAAGGCTTCGGTCTATTTACGGCAACTCGAGAAATTCAACCCGGAGATGCTGAGCGCCTGTCGTGATGCATTCGATTCAATGAGTTCCGATCTTGATTTCCTTCGCCTCGGCAAAGAGTCCTTTGCCGCCTGTCCGAAAGACTCGATCGACTATGCGGTCATGGAAAAAACGGACAAGGCTGCTGTTATCCCGCTGGCGGCCGGCTGGAGCGATGTCGGGTCCTGGTCATCGCTGCGCGAGGTCAACGAACAGGATGGCAATGGCAATGTTATTCACGGCGATGTATTTTCCACCGGCAGCAATGATTGTTACCTGCATGCCGACAGCAAGTTGGTTGCTGCCATCGGGTTGCAGGATATTGTCGTTGTTGAAACCGCTGATGCGGTACTGGTTGCCGGCAAGGATTCCGTGCAGGATGTCAAGAGCGTGGTTGAATGGCTGAAACAGGAAGGGCGTGATGAGTCGCTGCTGCATCGCCGGGTCAACAGGCCCTGGGGAACCTTCGAGAGTGTCGACCAGGGGGAACGGTTTCAGGTGAAGCGGATTGTCGTCAATCCGGGAGCCAGTCTGTCTCTGCAGCGCCATCAGCACCGGGCCGAGCATTGGGTCGTGGTGAGCGGCGTTGCCCGGGTCACTTGCGGCGACGAGGTCCGGATGATGAATGTTGATGAGTCGACTTACATTCCGGTTGGGGCAGTGCATCGACTCGAGAACCCGGGGGATGTGCCACTGGAGATTATCGAGGTTCAATCGGGTGGGTATCTCGGTGAGGATGATATCGAGCGGTTTGAGGATAATTTCGGAAGGTGAGAAAGTTTGCAGTTTACAGTAGGCAGTTATCAGCAAAATATATACTGTAAAGTAGTGAGCAGTTAACTGCCAACTGCTTTATGGAGTATTTAAGGGTTTAAAGATGAAATATCTCATCACCGGCGGGGCCGGTTTTATCGGCTCCAATTTTGTTCGTCACCTCCTGCAATCAGAGCCATCCTGCCAGATTGTCAATCTTGACAAGCTGACTTATGCCGGAAACCTGAAAAGTCTCGAAGATCTGGCCGAAGATTCACGGTACCGTTTTGTGCAGGGGGATATCTGCGACAAGGTTCTGCTTGAAAAGCTGTTTGCTGAAGAACAGTTTGATGCGGTTGTTCATTTTGCCGCAGAGTCGCACGTCGATCGCAGTATCGACGGCCCGGCCGAATTCATCGAGACCAACATTGTCGGGACGTTTACCCTTTTGGAAACGGCCAGGAAGTATTGGGTGACTGAAAATCCTTCAAACATGAGATCTCGCAGGTTTTTACATGTCAGTACGGATGAGGTCTACGGGTCGCTCGGGGAGACCGGGCTCTTCTCGGAAACAACTCCCTACGATCCGCATTCACCTTATTCGGCGAGCAAGGCGGCATC is drawn from Desulfuromonas sp. and contains these coding sequences:
- a CDS encoding mannose-1-phosphate guanylyltransferase/mannose-6-phosphate isomerase, with the translated sequence MILPVILSGGAGTRLWPLSRELYPKQLLPLVGASTMLQDTVARLHGIESLAAPMIICNEEHRFMVAEQLRMIDIDPSAIILEPVGRNTAPAVAIAALQATPREDDPILLVLPADHVIKDRTVFRTAVANGAQLAEEGRLVTFGIVPDAPETGYGYIRSGAELSHSGLQVAEFVEKPDLETAQKYLADGRYFWNSGMFMFKASVYLRQLEKFNPEMLSACRDAFDSMSSDLDFLRLGKESFAACPKDSIDYAVMEKTDKAAVIPLAAGWSDVGSWSSLREVNEQDGNGNVIHGDVFSTGSNDCYLHADSKLVAAIGLQDIVVVETADAVLVAGKDSVQDVKSVVEWLKQEGRDESLLHRRVNRPWGTFESVDQGERFQVKRIVVNPGASLSLQRHQHRAEHWVVVSGVARVTCGDEVRMMNVDESTYIPVGAVHRLENPGDVPLEIIEVQSGGYLGEDDIERFEDNFGR
- a CDS encoding GDP-fucose synthetase, which translates into the protein MNLSSKIYVAGHQGMVGRAIVRKLEADGFNNLLLRGRDVLDLCDQRAVSDFFASEKPDYVFLAAAKVGGIHANNSYPAEFIHDNLVIQSNIIHSAWRTGVERLLFLGSSCIYPKLAPQPMNEDALLTGLLEPTNEPYALAKIAGIKLCESYNRQYGTKFVSVMPTNLYGPFDNFDLQSSHVLPALMRKLHEAKLSGADSVEVWGSGTPKREFLHVDDMAAACFHIMQLPDDLLAAQLLNYPEPSFANVGTGVDLTIRELAETISEVVGFAGELVFDPSKPDGTPRKLLDVSRLEKLGWSAEVDLKSGIESTYRWFRENFSNT
- a CDS encoding GxxExxY protein, whose protein sequence is MKEDVLSNKVIGAAIEVHKTLGPGLLESAYEKCLCREFDLIGLPYETQKQLPLSYKNESLDCGYKLDLIVDDSVILELKSVNKLEPIHDAQLLTYLKLTQCRLGMLLNFNVPLMRDGIKRIVNNLV